In the genome of Magnolia sinica isolate HGM2019 chromosome 2, MsV1, whole genome shotgun sequence, one region contains:
- the LOC131232605 gene encoding short-chain dehydrogenase PC-15-like, translating into MAVSDKPVVLITGCSDGGIGNALARAFASEKCPVVATSRSVNTMKSLENDSRVFLQELDVQSEESIGRALANVYDKFGRIDVLVNNAGVHCVGPLAEIPLSAVKNTFDTNVYGPMRLIQAVVPHMATRRKGKIVNVGSVSALAPGPWAGAYSASKAALHALTDSLRLELGTFGIDVMNVVPGAIQSNIGNTSVANYSKMPEWKLYKPFEDAIRARAKFSQNLNSTPADELAKKTVAAVLKENPPAWFTYGKFSTGSAILYHLPLFLRDRILRIVMKC; encoded by the exons ATGGCTGTTTCAGACAAACCAGTGGTTTTGATCACGGGCTGCTCCGATGGAGGTATCGGAAACGCCCTCGCCCGCGCCTTCGCTTCCGAGAAATGCCCTGTTGTCGCAACCAGCAGATCCGTGAATACCATGAAAAGCCTTGAGAACGATTCTCGGGTCTTTCTCCAGGAACTCGATGTCCAATCCGAAGAAAGCATTGGAAGAGCTCTGGCGAACGTCTATGACAAGTTCGGACGGATCGATGTCCTCGTCAACAATGCGGGGGTCCACTGCGTGGGCCCGCTTGCAGAAATTCCCTTGTCTGCCGTCAAGAATACCTTCGATACCAATGTCTACG GTCCAATGAGGTTGATTCAAGCTGTTGTCCCTCACATGGCAACTAGGCGAAAGGGCAAGATAGTAAATGTTGGAAGTGTATCTGCTTTGGCCCCAGGACCATGGGCAGGTGCTTACTCTGCATCTAAAGCCGCTCTTCATGCTTTGACTGATAGCTTGAG gttggaactTGGGACATTCGGCATTGACGTTATGAATGTGGTTCCTGGCGCAATCCAATCGAACATCGGAAACACCTCGGTTGCTAATTACAGCAAGATGCCCGAGTGGAAGCTATACAAGCCATTCGAGGATGCCATTCGTGCACGGGCGAAGTTCTCTCAGAACCTCAATTCTACTCCAGCAGACGAGCTTGCAAAGAAGACAGTGGCGGCTGTGCTGAAGGAAAACCCGCCTGCATGGTTCACCTATGGCAAGTTCTCAACGGGTTCAGCCATCCTCTATCACCTACCACTCTTCCTTAGAGATCGCATCCTAAGGATAGTGATGAAATGCTGA